The following coding sequences lie in one Arachis ipaensis cultivar K30076 chromosome B05, Araip1.1, whole genome shotgun sequence genomic window:
- the LOC107642090 gene encoding mitogen-activated protein kinase 9, with product MDRNKKGAPEDKFFTEYGEASRYEIQEVVGKGSYGIVGAAIDTHTGEKVAIKKINDVFEHVSDATRILREIKLLRLLRHPDIVEIRHIMLPPSRREFKDVYVVFELMESDLHQVIKANDDLSPEHYQFFLYQLLRGLKYIHSANVFHRDLKPKNILANADCKLKICDFGLARVSFNEAPSAIFWTDYVATRWYRAPELCGSFFSKYTPAIDIWSIGCIFAEMLTGRPLFPGKNVVHQLDLMTDLLGTPPAESISRIRNEKARRYLSSMRKKQPVPFTKKFPNADVLALRLLERLLAFDPKDRPTAEEALADPYFNGLASVDREPSTQPISKLEFEFERRKLTKDDVRELIYREILEYHPQMLQEYLRGGEQTSGFMYPSGVDRFKRQFAHLEELQGKGERNTPLQRQNVSLPRERVAASNDETDKDGEQQSPSDTPGSRSLLKSASITSKSYVKANRDPEEPIMEANDEVAEMTEKIAVLHA from the exons ATGGATCGTAACAAAAAG GGTGCACCGGAGGATAAGTTTTTTACCGAGTACGGAGAGGCAAGCCGATATGAGATTCAAGAAGTTGTTGGAAAAGGAAGTTATGGTATTGTGGGTGCTGCCATTGACACTCATACTGGGGAAAAAGTTGCAATCAAGAAAATTAATGATGTTTTTGAGCATGTATCGGATGCCACACGAATCCTAAGAGAAATAAAGCTACTTCGGTTGCTTCGACATCCTGATATAGTAGAAATTAGGCATATAATGCTTCCTCCTTCTCGGAGAGAGTTCAAGGATGTCTATGTTGTATTTGAGTTGATGGAGTCTGATCTTCATCAAGTCATTAAAGCAAATGATGACCTTTCGCCTGAACACTACCAGTTTTTCTTATACCAACTTCTTCGGGGTCTAAAATACATACATTCAG CTAATGTCTTTCATCGCGACTTAAAGCCGAAAAATATTCTTGCTAATGCTGATTGTAAACTTAAGATATGCGATTTTGGGCTTGCTCGCGTATCATTCAATGAAGCCCCGTCAGCTATTTTCTGGACT GACTATGTTGCAACTCGATGGTATCGTGCACCTGAACTATGCGGTTCTTTTTTCTCAAAA TATACCCCCGCTATTGATATTTGGAGCATTGGATGCATATTTGCAGAAATGCTCACTGGGAGGCCATTGTTTCCTGGGAAAAATGTGGTGCATCAATTGGATCTCATGACCGATTTGCTTGGTACTCCTCCTGCCGAATCCATTTCCAGG ATTCGAAATGAGAAGGCTAGAAGGTATCTTAGTAGCATGCGGAAAAAGCAACCAGTTCCCTTCACCAAAAAATTTCCAAATGCAGATGTGCTGGCTCTTCGTTTGCTGGAACGGCTACTTGCATTTGATCCTAAAGATCGTCCAACAGCTGAAGAG GCATTAGCTGATCCTTACTTCAATGGTTTGGCAAGTGTAGATCGCGAACCATCCACTCAGCCCATTTCAAAGCTTGAGTTTGAGTTTGAGAGAAGGAAATTGACCAAAGATGATGTCAGAGAGTTGATTTATCGAGAG ATTCTAGAGTATCATCCACAGATGCTCCAAGAATATCTTCGTGGTGGAGAGCAAACAAGTGGTTTCATGTATCCAAG TGGAGTTGATCGGTTTAAGCGACAATTTGCGCATCTTGAGGAACTTCAAGGCAAAGGTGAACGAAACACCCCGTTGCAGAGACAGAATGTCTCCTTGCCTAG AGAGCGAGTTGCTGCTTCCAACGATGAAACTGACAAGGATGGTGAACAACAGAGTCCTTCAGATACGCCAGGTTCACGGAGCTTATTGAAGAGTGCTAGCATTACTTCCAAGTCTTATGTCAAAGCAAATAGAGATCCAGAG GAGCCAATTATGGAAGCCAATGATGAGGTGGCTGAGATGACGGAGAAAATTGCTGTCCTCCATGCTTAG